In Candidatus Mycalebacterium zealandia, one DNA window encodes the following:
- the surE gene encoding 5'/3'-nucleotidase SurE produces the protein MPSGIRILISNDDGINSPGIAALEKSLSNLGEVILVAPDRDNSASSHALSLSRPLRVEKIASGRYSVDGTPTDCINLAVNGLIEGKRPDLIVSGINKGANMGDDITYSGTVSAAMEGVLLRIPSIAVSVPGKDSFIFEPAADYAKTVAEFVLKNGLPKNTLLNVNVPNMPEDKIKGVKFTKQGKRHYNEKITKNKDPRGRTYYWIGGDELAYHKIPNTDIVSVVNGWISVTPIKLDFTDYSYLDTLNDHHKMDLKK, from the coding sequence ATGCCAAGCGGTATCAGAATACTCATATCAAACGATGACGGGATAAACTCTCCCGGAATTGCCGCCCTTGAAAAATCACTTTCAAATCTCGGAGAAGTAATTTTGGTTGCGCCCGACCGCGACAATAGCGCGTCAAGTCACGCGTTGAGTCTTTCCAGACCTCTGAGAGTTGAGAAAATCGCGTCCGGTAGATACAGCGTTGACGGTACTCCGACAGACTGCATCAACCTTGCCGTGAACGGTTTGATAGAAGGGAAAAGGCCTGATTTGATTGTTTCAGGCATAAACAAAGGCGCCAACATGGGTGATGATATTACCTATTCAGGCACGGTCAGCGCGGCTATGGAAGGAGTTTTATTGAGAATACCCTCCATTGCGGTATCTGTTCCCGGGAAAGACAGTTTTATTTTTGAACCCGCCGCGGACTACGCTAAAACAGTCGCCGAATTTGTTTTGAAAAACGGACTTCCAAAAAACACTCTTCTCAATGTGAATGTTCCAAACATGCCCGAGGACAAAATAAAAGGCGTGAAGTTCACCAAGCAGGGCAAAAGACATTACAACGAAAAGATAACCAAAAATAAAGACCCCAGAGGCAGAACCTATTACTGGATAGGCGGCGACGAACTTGCGTATCACAAAATTCCCAACACGGACATTGTTTCGGTTGTAAACGGCTGGATATCGGTAACGCCTATCAAACTTGACTTTACTGACTATTCGTATCTTGACACACTCAACGACCACCACAAGATGGATTTGAAAAAATGA
- a CDS encoding MerR family transcriptional regulator: MSGAQEAKQLPDKLYFKIGEVSEYTGLKAHTIRYWEKEFVQIKPTRRRNQRMYDREAIFLILRIKTMLHKENYTIEGARKKLKQGLPVSDGRQRDKEILTAVLEDLEQILGLLDDKQL; the protein is encoded by the coding sequence ATGAGCGGCGCACAGGAAGCAAAACAACTCCCCGACAAACTTTACTTCAAAATCGGAGAAGTGAGTGAATACACGGGTTTGAAAGCCCACACCATCCGCTATTGGGAAAAAGAGTTTGTACAGATAAAACCGACCAGAAGGCGCAACCAGCGCATGTATGACAGGGAGGCAATTTTTTTGATTCTCAGAATTAAAACCATGCTTCATAAGGAAAACTACACGATTGAGGGCGCAAGAAAGAAACTCAAGCAGGGATTGCCTGTTTCCGATGGAAGGCAGAGAGACAAGGAAATCCTTACTGCGGTTTTGGAAGATTTGGAGCAAATCCTCGGGCTTTTGGACGACAAACAGTTATAA
- a CDS encoding 4-hydroxy-tetrahydrodipicolinate synthase: MFSGSLVALITPFKKNLSVDESALERLIEFHSKNGTHGIVSCGTTGESATLSHDEHKRVVEATVRMCAGRFPVIAGTGSNSTEEAIELTRFAENAGADAALVVVPYYNKPSQNGLFMHFGKIASKTSIPIILYNVPGRSAANLLPETVARLNDKYKNIVGIKEASTVEQASKIMHLCGGSFTLLSGDDSVNFPLLSLGGKGSITVTANVAPKDVAKMHNLYAKGDVAGARKLHYKLLPLNEAMFLESNPVPVKTALSLMKMDSGVFRPPLCAISPSNKKALARVLAGYGLIQGRV, encoded by the coding sequence ATGTTTTCCGGTTCACTCGTTGCTCTGATAACACCGTTTAAAAAAAACCTTTCGGTGGATGAGTCCGCTCTTGAACGGCTCATTGAGTTTCATTCTAAAAACGGCACTCACGGGATTGTGTCATGTGGCACCACGGGGGAATCCGCCACTCTTTCGCACGACGAACACAAAAGAGTTGTGGAAGCCACCGTCAGAATGTGCGCGGGCAGGTTTCCCGTAATTGCGGGAACGGGCTCAAACAGCACGGAAGAGGCGATTGAACTCACGCGTTTTGCGGAGAATGCCGGAGCGGACGCCGCTCTTGTTGTTGTTCCATATTACAACAAGCCTTCTCAAAACGGGTTGTTTATGCATTTTGGAAAAATCGCTTCAAAAACCTCAATTCCGATAATTCTCTACAACGTACCCGGGCGGTCGGCGGCGAATCTTCTTCCGGAAACGGTCGCGCGCCTGAACGACAAATACAAAAACATTGTCGGGATAAAAGAGGCGTCCACGGTTGAACAGGCGTCAAAAATTATGCATCTGTGCGGCGGGAGTTTCACCCTTTTGTCCGGAGATGACTCGGTCAACTTTCCGCTTCTTTCGCTTGGAGGCAAAGGGTCAATTACGGTAACCGCAAATGTTGCGCCGAAGGATGTTGCAAAAATGCATAACCTTTACGCCAAAGGCGACGTTGCGGGCGCGAGGAAGCTTCATTACAAACTTCTGCCTCTGAATGAAGCGATGTTTCTGGAATCAAATCCCGTTCCGGTGAAAACAGCTCTCTCTCTTATGAAGATGGATTCAGGGGTTTTCAGGCCTCCGTTGTGCGCTATTTCACCGTCTAACAAAAAGGCGCTCGCTCGCGTTCTTGCCGGGTACGGTTTGATTCAGGGGCGCGTTTAA
- a CDS encoding ribonuclease HII has product MEIWARGLVPAGVDEAGRGPIAGPVVAAAAILPEEFCLPEVDDSKKLSQARREMIFSSLSDSGVVYATGTADPREIDEINILRATIKAMERAVAALKVSPDFLLIDGNTETSLPLKQRAIVGGDGKCMSIAVASIIAKVTRDGMMKDLHNRYPLYNFSRHKGYPTREHRELVETHGPCPEHRKSFKLTG; this is encoded by the coding sequence ATGGAGATTTGGGCTCGCGGGCTTGTGCCGGCAGGCGTGGACGAAGCCGGACGGGGCCCTATCGCGGGACCCGTTGTTGCGGCGGCGGCAATTTTGCCCGAAGAGTTTTGCCTCCCCGAAGTTGACGATTCCAAGAAACTTTCCCAGGCGCGCAGAGAGATGATTTTCAGTTCTCTTTCGGACAGTGGGGTTGTCTATGCCACCGGAACTGCAGACCCGCGTGAAATAGACGAAATCAACATACTCAGAGCCACTATCAAGGCGATGGAGCGCGCAGTTGCCGCCTTGAAGGTTTCTCCGGACTTTCTTTTAATAGACGGAAACACCGAAACATCACTTCCGCTTAAGCAACGCGCCATAGTTGGTGGAGATGGCAAATGTATGTCAATCGCGGTCGCTTCAATCATCGCGAAGGTAACGCGTGACGGAATGATGAAGGATTTGCACAACAGGTATCCGCTTTACAACTTTTCCAGACACAAAGGCTATCCGACCAGAGAACATAGAGAACTTGTTGAAACACACGGCCCCTGCCCTGAACATAGAAAAAGCTTCAAGTTAACGGGATAG